The following are encoded together in the Methylomonas methanica MC09 genome:
- a CDS encoding non-ribosomal peptide synthetase: protein MLTSTNSVADLSREKQALLLKRLSERNSTTNRSISKRQHITPCHLSFAQERLWFVTRLQPDDPFYNMAGVIQIRGPLNVALLEQALNEVIQRHEILRTSFAQIDDEVRQIIHSHGEIDLRQTDLSDLLAEQQHQMLEAIQKDEARQAFDLERLPLIRTMLIKLGYEHFQLSLTLHHIIADEWSLRLLIKEVGQFYRQMQRGQPVNEPELAIQYADFAEWQRKYLQGKHYEQQLSYWQNYLASAPGSLGLPTDYSRPSQMTYRGGDFHFVLPNEFSQTLINLSRQTDTTLFAVMMAAFNVLLWRYSGQSDICIGYPVANRNRQELEGLIGFFVNLQVLRSDLSDNPSFLALLQRVKHRLLEAQKHQDLPFERLVEAIQPQRELNRSPLFQVMLVYQHAALETLNIPGLHFELAEVELDSAKYDLTFNVFRSGDQIRCNINYSRDLFAESTIERMAEHWQQLLASIATQPDKPISEFTILSQAEIQQALYDWNTTDVEYSQNACIHQLFEAQVEQMPDAIALTFEGQSLNYAELNAKANQLAHYLIERGVGPDALVGICIERSLEMVVGLLGILKAGGAYVPMEPNSPKERITYQMQDTGAKLLVTKARLVSMLPENEFVNVCIDSEWPEIEKCSAFNPIGPFFPSQLAYIIYTSGSTGLPKGVMIAHQAVLRLFAATEQQFRIGSQDIWTMFHSFAFDFSVWEIWGALLYGGRLVIVPHCITRSTDEFRYLLQQEQVTVLNQTPSAFLQLMHSNDQQSDRLESLRLVIFGGEALEPYKLKPWLDRYGARRPQMVNMYGITETTVHVTYRALTMNDAEASPVRPIGKPLADLQTYLLDASLNLCPVGCQGELYVGGAGLARGYLNRPELTAERFVPNPFGKPGSRLYKSGDLAKYGVDGELDYQGRIDHQVKIRGFRIELGEIEAQLLKHEDVKEVVVLAREDQPSDKRLVAYLIEKQLGTLQLDELKVQLKQTLPDYMIPSAFVILETMPLSTNGKLDWKKLPLPDLAGRLSKPYVTPRTETEVVLAEIWQELLGIEQVGIEDDFFELGGHSLLVTQLASRITKRFAIELPLRSVFEAGNIVMLAEKIEDVKCVHAGGMMDISKFILGEDIRDAPIPLSFAQQRLWFLDQLEPGSSSYNIPITLRLTGHLDLNALTESFNEIVRRHEILRTVFEMGDAGEPIQKILPSLVLNLEHIDLTAANQSTVWQTFCRDEAAKPFDLCQGPLIRASLLILADNSGNQDAILMLTMHHIVSDGWSLTILVKEFAALYSTFVQNQPSPLPELPIQYADFACWQRRWLVGDELERQLNYWPEQLGSASGFLELPTDHPRPSVMTYRGATQCFNIEPDLAQQIRVSSKQHNVTLFILLLTAFKLLLSRYSGQSDICVGTPVANRNRQEIENLIGFFVNTLVLRSDLSANPNFAELLGQVKSTVLDAQNHQDLPFEKLVEALQTERDPSRTPLFQVMFVLQNHDKLSLSLPGLEIAVVEDTSQTAKFDLTLHIQDWPDGRLSGAVEYNTDLFEAETIERFTRHYLILLQAAIKRPQVRVSELPLLSHTETRKILHDWNDTDVEYPQNRCVHQLFEAQVEQTPDAIALSFEGKHLSYAKLNTKANQLAHYLIERGVGPDVLVGICIERSLEMVIGLLGILKAGGAYVPLDPNYPEERLTFMLDDIKPIVVLTQAQFASRDLASSEVLSLDSDWGKVESYSVVNPCPDLQPTNLAYCIYTSGSTGQPKGAGVPHQGILNRLQWMQAKYKLDSTDHVLQKTPYSFDVSVWEFFWPLMTGARLIVAPPELHKDSQGLIELIRREHITTIHFVPSMLQAFVDTPGVEHCTSLKQVICSGEALSADLVQRFQQKLPAELHNLYGPTEASVDVSYWACPPDCAETAVPIGKPIANIQLHILDRSLNPVPVGTPGELHIAGIGLGRGYLNRPGLTAEKFIPDPFGPAGSRLYKTGDLVRYRLDGNIDYLGRIDHQVKIRGFRIELGEIEAQLLKHEGIKEAVVLAREDQPGDKRLVAYLVEEQLATLQIDELKVQLKHNLPDYMLPSTFVVLEQMPLSVNGKLDRKKLPIPEWNGLSVREYEAPQGEVESTLAEVWQELLGIVMVGRNDHFFELGGHSLLVITMIQRLRERGFSAVARTVFATPVLADMAVAIANGSYSSTKFAVPPNLLEMTDETFEDEPLEEFRL, encoded by the coding sequence ATGCTCACATCAACTAACAGCGTCGCCGATTTATCCAGAGAAAAACAAGCGCTACTGTTAAAACGCCTTAGTGAAAGAAATAGCACCACTAATCGCAGTATTAGCAAGCGCCAACATATTACGCCGTGTCATTTGTCGTTTGCTCAAGAGAGGCTATGGTTTGTAACCCGCTTACAACCAGACGATCCTTTTTACAACATGGCAGGTGTCATTCAGATACGAGGGCCGTTAAATGTTGCTCTGCTGGAGCAGGCATTGAACGAAGTTATTCAGCGTCACGAAATACTGCGGACGAGTTTTGCGCAGATCGATGATGAGGTCAGACAAATCATTCATTCCCATGGCGAAATCGATTTAAGGCAAACCGATTTAAGCGATTTACTCGCCGAACAACAACATCAAATGCTAGAAGCTATACAGAAAGATGAAGCTCGTCAGGCATTTGACTTGGAACGTCTGCCACTGATACGGACGATGCTAATCAAATTAGGATACGAACATTTTCAGTTGTCGCTCACCCTTCATCATATTATCGCCGATGAGTGGTCTTTGAGGTTATTGATTAAGGAGGTCGGTCAGTTTTACCGACAAATGCAACGTGGCCAACCCGTTAATGAGCCCGAACTGGCCATTCAATATGCCGATTTTGCCGAATGGCAGCGGAAATATTTACAAGGCAAGCATTACGAGCAGCAATTAAGCTATTGGCAAAATTATCTGGCGTCGGCACCGGGATCATTGGGTTTGCCAACCGATTATTCGCGCCCTTCGCAAATGACTTATCGAGGTGGCGATTTTCATTTCGTATTGCCTAACGAGTTCAGTCAAACGTTGATCAATCTGAGCCGTCAAACCGATACGACGCTGTTTGCGGTGATGATGGCGGCGTTCAATGTGCTGTTATGGCGTTATTCCGGACAAAGCGATATTTGCATTGGTTATCCGGTTGCTAATCGCAATCGCCAGGAACTTGAAGGTTTGATCGGATTTTTCGTTAACTTGCAAGTATTGCGTAGCGATTTATCTGACAATCCAAGTTTTTTGGCATTGTTGCAAAGGGTCAAGCACCGCCTGCTGGAAGCCCAAAAACATCAGGACTTGCCGTTCGAGCGTCTGGTCGAAGCAATACAGCCCCAGCGTGAGTTAAATCGTAGCCCACTCTTTCAAGTTATGCTGGTATATCAGCATGCAGCGTTAGAAACGCTGAATATTCCTGGCTTACATTTTGAGTTGGCCGAAGTGGAGTTGGACTCAGCTAAATATGATTTGACGTTCAATGTGTTCAGAAGCGGCGATCAGATTCGCTGCAATATCAACTACAGCAGGGATTTGTTTGCCGAATCGACTATCGAGCGCATGGCCGAACATTGGCAGCAATTACTTGCAAGCATTGCAACCCAGCCGGACAAGCCCATTTCTGAGTTTACGATATTATCACAGGCAGAAATCCAACAAGCTCTCTATGATTGGAACACTACCGACGTTGAATATTCGCAAAACGCCTGCATTCATCAATTATTTGAAGCCCAAGTCGAGCAAATGCCCGACGCAATCGCGTTGACATTCGAAGGCCAAAGCTTAAATTATGCCGAATTGAATGCCAAAGCCAATCAACTGGCGCATTACCTGATTGAAAGAGGCGTTGGCCCGGATGCGCTGGTCGGGATTTGTATCGAACGTTCGCTAGAAATGGTGGTAGGGCTACTCGGCATCCTCAAAGCCGGAGGGGCTTATGTGCCGATGGAGCCTAATTCGCCTAAGGAACGTATCACTTACCAAATGCAAGATACCGGCGCCAAGCTACTAGTGACTAAGGCTCGGCTAGTTTCAATGCTGCCGGAAAACGAATTTGTTAACGTTTGTATCGATAGCGAGTGGCCTGAAATTGAGAAATGTTCAGCTTTCAATCCCATAGGCCCATTCTTTCCGTCGCAACTTGCCTACATCATTTACACGTCGGGTTCAACGGGATTGCCTAAAGGGGTGATGATCGCCCATCAGGCAGTATTACGTTTATTTGCAGCGACCGAACAGCAATTTCGGATCGGCAGCCAAGATATCTGGACGATGTTTCATTCCTTCGCTTTCGATTTTTCTGTCTGGGAGATCTGGGGCGCGTTGTTATATGGTGGACGGTTAGTGATTGTGCCGCATTGCATCACTCGTTCAACCGACGAGTTTCGCTACTTGTTGCAACAGGAACAGGTGACGGTGCTGAACCAAACGCCATCGGCGTTTTTGCAATTGATGCACTCCAACGATCAGCAGAGCGATAGACTCGAGAGCTTACGTTTGGTGATTTTCGGCGGCGAAGCGTTAGAGCCCTACAAATTAAAACCATGGTTGGATCGATACGGAGCGCGGCGACCGCAAATGGTCAATATGTATGGTATTACCGAAACGACGGTCCATGTCACCTACCGCGCATTGACGATGAACGATGCGGAAGCTTCCCCGGTTCGTCCCATCGGCAAACCGCTTGCCGATTTGCAAACTTATCTGCTGGATGCTTCACTCAATCTTTGCCCGGTGGGTTGCCAAGGGGAGTTGTATGTCGGCGGTGCAGGGTTGGCGAGAGGTTATCTCAATCGCCCTGAATTGACGGCGGAGCGCTTTGTTCCCAATCCCTTCGGTAAACCAGGAAGTCGTTTATACAAATCCGGCGATTTAGCCAAATACGGGGTTGATGGCGAATTGGATTACCAGGGCCGGATTGACCACCAAGTCAAGATTCGCGGCTTCAGGATTGAGCTGGGCGAGATCGAAGCGCAACTACTCAAGCATGAAGACGTAAAAGAGGTTGTGGTATTAGCACGAGAGGATCAGCCGAGTGATAAACGCTTAGTAGCTTATTTGATCGAAAAGCAACTCGGCACCTTGCAACTCGATGAGCTCAAAGTCCAATTGAAGCAAACGCTGCCGGATTACATGATACCCAGCGCCTTCGTGATATTGGAAACCATGCCGCTGAGCACCAACGGCAAACTGGATTGGAAAAAACTGCCGCTACCGGACCTCGCCGGACGACTCAGCAAACCCTATGTCACGCCGCGAACCGAAACCGAAGTCGTTTTGGCCGAAATCTGGCAAGAGTTGTTGGGCATCGAACAAGTAGGCATCGAAGACGATTTCTTCGAACTAGGTGGACATTCGTTGTTAGTGACGCAATTGGCATCCAGGATTACAAAACGTTTTGCAATTGAACTACCACTGCGCAGTGTATTCGAGGCTGGCAATATCGTTATGTTGGCGGAAAAAATTGAGGACGTGAAGTGTGTTCATGCGGGTGGAATGATGGATATTAGTAAATTCATCCTCGGAGAGGATATTCGTGACGCGCCCATTCCCTTATCCTTTGCCCAGCAACGCCTATGGTTTCTCGATCAATTGGAGCCAGGGAGTTCGTCCTATAACATTCCGATCACGTTGCGCTTGACGGGGCATTTGGATCTTAATGCTTTGACGGAAAGCTTTAACGAAATCGTCCGTCGACACGAAATACTGCGAACAGTATTTGAAATGGGTGACGCCGGTGAGCCAATACAAAAGATATTGCCAAGTTTGGTACTCAACCTCGAACATATCGATCTGACTGCAGCCAACCAATCCACTGTTTGGCAGACGTTCTGTCGTGATGAAGCTGCCAAACCATTCGATTTGTGCCAGGGGCCTTTGATTCGGGCTAGCTTATTGATACTAGCTGATAACAGTGGCAATCAGGATGCAATCCTGATGCTGACCATGCATCACATTGTGTCCGACGGCTGGTCGTTAACGATATTGGTCAAGGAGTTTGCAGCCTTATATAGCACTTTTGTTCAAAATCAGCCATCTCCGCTACCTGAGCTACCCATTCAGTACGCTGACTTTGCGTGTTGGCAGCGCCGTTGGTTGGTGGGTGATGAACTAGAAAGACAACTCAATTACTGGCCTGAACAACTGGGAAGTGCTTCTGGTTTTCTGGAGTTACCGACCGACCATCCTAGACCATCGGTTATGACTTACCGCGGCGCCACGCAATGTTTTAATATAGAACCCGACTTGGCGCAGCAAATCAGAGTATCCAGCAAGCAACATAACGTTACTCTCTTCATACTGTTGTTGACAGCATTCAAGCTCTTGCTGAGCCGATACAGTGGTCAATCCGATATTTGCGTTGGTACGCCGGTGGCTAATCGCAATCGTCAGGAGATCGAAAATCTGATTGGTTTCTTTGTCAACACCCTGGTATTACGCAGTGATTTGTCGGCTAATCCTAATTTTGCCGAACTATTGGGGCAAGTCAAATCCACGGTGTTGGATGCGCAAAACCATCAAGACTTACCGTTTGAAAAGCTGGTAGAAGCCTTACAAACGGAACGTGATCCTAGCCGGACACCGTTATTTCAAGTCATGTTCGTGCTGCAAAACCACGACAAACTGAGCTTGAGTTTACCCGGCCTGGAAATCGCCGTGGTTGAAGACACGAGCCAGACGGCCAAGTTCGATTTGACGTTGCATATTCAAGACTGGCCGGATGGCCGATTAAGTGGCGCGGTCGAATATAACACCGACTTGTTCGAAGCCGAAACCATCGAGCGTTTCACCCGGCATTACTTAATATTATTGCAGGCGGCGATCAAACGACCTCAAGTACGTGTTTCCGAATTACCGCTACTGAGCCACACGGAGACGCGGAAGATCTTGCATGACTGGAATGATACCGACGTTGAATATCCGCAAAATCGCTGCGTTCACCAGTTGTTCGAAGCCCAAGTCGAGCAAACGCCCGATGCGATTGCGCTGAGTTTCGAGGGTAAGCATCTCTCGTACGCCAAACTGAACACCAAGGCCAATCAACTGGCGCATTACCTGATTGAGCGAGGTGTTGGGCCGGATGTATTGGTCGGGATATGTATCGAACGTTCACTGGAGATGGTGATCGGCTTACTGGGTATCTTGAAAGCCGGCGGGGCCTATGTGCCGCTCGATCCCAACTATCCCGAAGAACGGTTGACGTTCATGTTGGACGACATCAAACCGATCGTCGTGTTGACCCAAGCGCAATTTGCTAGCCGTGATTTGGCTTCCTCTGAGGTGCTGAGCCTGGACAGCGATTGGGGCAAGGTAGAGAGTTACTCGGTTGTTAATCCATGCCCAGATCTACAACCGACGAATCTGGCTTATTGCATCTACACCTCCGGTTCAACCGGTCAGCCCAAAGGAGCTGGCGTGCCGCATCAAGGCATCTTGAACCGCTTGCAGTGGATGCAGGCAAAATACAAGCTGGATTCTACCGATCACGTATTGCAGAAAACCCCGTATAGCTTCGACGTATCGGTTTGGGAATTCTTCTGGCCGTTAATGACTGGCGCCCGTCTGATCGTCGCCCCGCCGGAATTGCATAAAGACAGCCAGGGTCTGATCGAACTGATTCGCCGCGAACATATCACCACCATCCACTTCGTACCGTCGATGCTGCAAGCCTTCGTCGATACGCCGGGCGTCGAACACTGCACCAGCCTGAAACAGGTGATCTGTAGTGGTGAAGCTCTCTCAGCCGATCTGGTACAACGCTTCCAACAAAAACTGCCGGCCGAATTACATAATCTTTATGGCCCGACCGAAGCCTCGGTCGATGTCAGCTACTGGGCCTGCCCGCCGGATTGTGCGGAAACCGCAGTCCCGATCGGCAAACCGATTGCCAATATCCAGCTACACATCCTGGACCGCAGTCTGAACCCGGTGCCGGTCGGCACGCCGGGTGAACTGCACATCGCCGGTATCGGCCTGGGCCGAGGCTACCTTAACCGTCCCGGCCTGACGGCGGAAAAATTCATTCCAGACCCGTTCGGCCCGGCTGGCAGCCGGTTGTACAAAACAGGCGATTTGGTGCGTTACCGGCTGGATGGCAACATCGATTATTTGGGCCGCATTGACCACCAAGTCAAGATTCGCGGCTTCAGGATCGAACTGGGGGAGATCGAGGCGCAATTGCTCAAGCATGAAGGCATAAAAGAAGCGGTAGTGTTAGCTCGGGAAG